One stretch of Zingiber officinale cultivar Zhangliang chromosome 6B, Zo_v1.1, whole genome shotgun sequence DNA includes these proteins:
- the LOC121992542 gene encoding transcription termination factor MTERF8, chloroplastic-like — protein sequence MKRLFHFSFFCKTVFSTRSPRSHDAALLFAVLPYSASAPAAGAASATVERMFMAQYLVDACGFDQEKATEASKLLKGIQSRQQPDSVLAFLKSYGFDDASVKRLLLYFPKCLLLDVEKTLAPKFRAFEDLGFSPSDIVDLVWSNPSTVQVKHERTVPKIEFWQGLLGSKDALVKLFKRNRAILSYSIEKKIQPNLELLRECGLDGPKLTSVLWCCPQIAAQNADFLKTLISRAEDLGVPQTSGMFHITLRALIKVSREKFKMQMELFRSFGWSKDDFVVAFQKCPSFTGMSLNASQRKMEFLINEVGYASSYIAIHPTLLVLSLEKRLIPRHQILAILKSRGHCENDYKVATFMLISEAKFIEKYIMVYKDRYPDLSELYAKLKPL from the coding sequence ATGAAGaggctatttcatttttccttcttctgcAAAACCGTGTTTTCCACTCGTTCTCCTCGCTCGCACGATGCTGCCCTCCTCTTTGCCGTCTTACCTTACTCGGCCTCCGCCCCCGCCGCCGGCGCCGCATCCGCCACTGTTGAGCGCATGTTCATGGCCCAATACCTCGTCGACGCATGTGGCTTCGACCAGGAGAAGGCCACCGAGGCCTCGAAGCTTCTCAAGGGCATCCAATCCCGGCAGCAGCCCGACTCCGTCCTTGCTTTCCTCAAAAGTTACGGCTTCGATGACGCATCAGTAAAAAGGCTCCTACTTTACTTCCCCAAATGTCTTCTTTTGGACGTAGAGAAGACACTTGCCCCAAAGTTCCGAGCTTTCGAAGATCTGGGTTTCTCCCCATCCGACATCGTCGACCTCGTCTGGTCGAATCCCTCCACCGTCCAAGTCAAACATGAACGCACTGTGCCTAAGATCGAATTTTGGCAAGGCCTTCTCGGGTCCAAGGATGCGCTGGTGAAGTTGTTCAAGAGAAACCGAGCGATTCTTTCGTACAGTATCGAGAAGAAGATCCAGCCCAACCTTGAGTTGCTCCGGGAATGCGGCTTGGACGGCCCAAAGCTTACCTCTGTGTTGTGGTGCTGCCCACAGATCGCGGCACAGAATGCTGATTTCTTGAAGACCTTGATCAGTCGCGCGGAGGACTTGGGAGTGCCACAGACATCGGGGATGTTCCATATTACTCTGCGTGCACTCATCAAGGTCAGTCGAGAGAAATTCAAGATGCAAATGGAATTGTTCAGGAGCTTCGGATGGTCAAAAGATGATTTTGTTGTGGCATTCCAAAAATGTCCTTCCTTCACAGGAATGTCTTTGAATGCTTCTCAGAGAAAAATGGAGTTCTTGATCAATGAGGTTGGATATGCTTCGTCATACATTGCTATACATCCAACACTATTGGTATTGAGCTTGGAGAAAAGGTTGATTCCGAGACATCAGATCTTGGCAATCTTGAAGTCCAGGGGGCACTGTGAAAATGATTACAAAGTTGCAACATTCATGTTGATTTCAGAGGCCAAATTCATAGAGAAGTACATTATGGTCTACAAGGACAGGTATCCAGATCTGAGTGAACTCTATGCAAAGCTTAAACCACTCTAA